A stretch of the Capsicum annuum cultivar UCD-10X-F1 chromosome 10, UCD10Xv1.1, whole genome shotgun sequence genome encodes the following:
- the LOC107852445 gene encoding uncharacterized protein At5g01610: MDQILNKVGSYWIGKRANKELNSVGDDINSLQSSIEGGTKWLVNKLKGKMQKPLPDLLKEYDVPVGIFPRDATNYEFNEETRKLTVYIPSVCEVGYKDSSILRFSTAVTGYLEKGKLVDIEGMKTKVMVWVKVTAISSEKSKVHFTAGLKKTRSREAYEVLRDGVAIEKF, from the exons ATGGATCAGATACTGAACAAAGTGGGATCTTACTGGATTGGTAAGAGAGCCAACAAGGAACTCAATTCTGTCGGCGACGACATTAAC TCACTGCAAAGCAGTATTGAAGGAGGAACAAAATGGCTAGTGAACAAGCTTAAAG GAAAAATGCAAAAGCCATTGCCAGATCTTCTGAAGGAGTATGATGTTCCAGTAGGTATTTTTCCTCGGGATGCCACCAATTATGAGTTCAATGAAGAAACACGGAAGCTCACTGTCTATATACCCTCTGTATGTGAAGTCGGTTATAAGGATTCATCTATATTACGCTTCTCTACAGCTGTTACTGGATATCTGGAAAAAGGAAAGCTAGTTGATATTGAAGGAATGAAAACAAAGGTGATGGTGTGGGTAAAAGTTACTGCCATCTCATCTGAAAAATCCAAGGTTCATTTCACAGCTGGTTTGAAGAAAACCCGGAGCAGGGAGGCTTATGAGGTTCTGAGAGATGGAGTAGCTATTGAAAAATTCTAG